Sequence from the Melioribacteraceae bacterium 4301-Me genome:
AGAGGAACTTTTCAAGTCAGTTATACTGGAAGAGCAGAACGAATTTGTGAAGAACTTAGAAGCAATTTTGCAAAAGAATACTTTAGCTTCAGAAAAGCTGAATGAGTACGTCGCTCAGCGAATAAAGTATTTTAGAGATTTGGTTAATCTTGGAATGCTTAGTGTTCATTCGATTTTTGATGTTAAGTCAATCTTTAAAAAATTATTTGAAGACTTAGGAAAGCAAGAATTGCTTTTGCTAAAAAAAATTTTTGACGAAGGGATTACTTCCGGTGAATTTACAAAGGAGCTGCCCAAAAATTTTCCAGATGCATTTTTACATGTTTTACAAGGTCTCCGTCTTCGCATAATTAAACATTTTAATGAA
This genomic interval carries:
- a CDS encoding TetR/AcrR family transcriptional regulator, with protein sequence MGDERLKEKTIIEAARNRFAHYGFSKVTMDEIASDVGMGKASLYYYFPTKEELFKSVILEEQNEFVKNLEAILQKNTLASEKLNEYVAQRIKYFRDLVNLGMLSVHSIFDVKSIFKKLFEDLGKQELLLLKKIFDEGITSGEFTKELPKNFPDAFLHVLQGLRLRIIKHFNEHQKNEDAYKELESEMRTLTYYIINGIKNK